The Pyrodictium delaneyi genome contains a region encoding:
- a CDS encoding type I-E CRISPR-associated protein Cas5/CasD has product MKPVILVSKAKLAWGFSVRYAGLSAAQPALPLPPPTTVIGFYAEPLARLLGLSEYSHNDICSPAGLLAKYTLAAGAGLDPESPSGLTVYSEVTHVVSLPYQRERKQWETYAWSVQALGASYGPSALLLLGLVVDAEGLARELGEKVSNVIDYLAWAGWRLGSKEGLVSVTKAYVSDAIQSNDMFSTLLYQDKDIVQPLDLGYVREIVMWRPSSSVFCGASIVPEYISYYLPSSPLSSPSTILPPERPVRFKTRRGSRTYCLDDQVAGLCLAVRGA; this is encoded by the coding sequence TTGAAGCCAGTAATCCTAGTGAGTAAGGCCAAGCTAGCATGGGGGTTTAGCGTACGCTATGCAGGACTCTCAGCAGCACAGCCAGCATTACCCTTACCGCCACCAACAACAGTCATAGGCTTTTACGCTGAGCCCTTAGCCAGGCTACTAGGACTTAGCGAGTACAGTCACAACGACATATGTAGCCCAGCAGGACTGCTAGCAAAGTACACTCTCGCAGCTGGGGCAGGACTGGACCCGGAGAGTCCCTCGGGGCTAACAGTGTATAGTGAAGTGACGCATGTAGTCTCGCTGCCATATCAGAGGGAGAGAAAACAATGGGAGACTTACGCCTGGAGTGTCCAGGCGCTAGGTGCTTCTTATGGTCCTTCGGCGCTACTCTTACTAGGTCTCGTAGTCGATGCAGAAGGCTTGGCACGTGAGCTTGGAGAAAAGGTGAGTAACGTTATAGATTACCTTGCGTGGGCTGGCTGGAGGCTTGGCTCCAAGGAAGGCCTTGTATCAGTTACTAAAGCATATGTATCCGATGCAATACAGTCCAACGACATGTTCTCTACCCTGCTATATCAAGACAAAGATATTGTACAGCCACTTGATCTAGGCTATGTGCGCGAGATAGTTATGTGGAGGCCTTCTTCAAGCGTATTCTGTGGTGCAAGCATAGTACCAGAGTACATCTCATACTACCTTCCTTCGAGCCCTCTCTCGTCACCCTCTACAATACTTCCGCCAGAGAGACCAGTACGCTTCAAGACGAGAAGAGGCTCGAGAACTTACTGTCTTGATGACCAAGTCGCGGGACTATGTCTAGCTGTAAGGGGTGCATAG
- the cas7a gene encoding type I-A CRISPR-associated protein Cas7/Csa2: MPVFFSLSARLLVNLEALNMAENVGNVVRHRRAPVVLRTDQGFVLRYVPVISGESLAHHYQRLLAEIAKQRNIPVCNACSQGIFLKHSNEEVFRKYDKKEYAVFENAAQVEEYVVKNCVIEDVGGFLVAAKEKKSKAKNAKRTSRFRIGYMIPALDALEAGAAATEAQFHVRYSPEAGQRRDEEETTQQAIYYVEIGSAVYVFNFALDATGVGARSMENEGASGKDPYILPLEERFRRVEAAFDALAAFLGGMAWGAKISRFQPHWKILSLVAAVTEPIPFNVSPGHGRDYLAETVSRACSLAKIVDGFKAAVYYYDAEGLAEAIRCDNVKVEKHKNYLETVEKAKQETLERLS; this comes from the coding sequence TTGCCCGTCTTCTTCTCGCTCTCAGCCCGTTTACTCGTAAACCTCGAAGCTCTAAACATGGCCGAAAACGTGGGCAACGTCGTCCGGCACCGCCGCGCCCCCGTAGTACTCCGCACAGACCAAGGCTTCGTACTCCGCTACGTACCCGTGATCAGCGGCGAGAGCCTCGCCCACCACTACCAGCGGCTCCTAGCAGAGATAGCAAAGCAGAGAAACATACCCGTCTGCAACGCATGCAGCCAGGGAATATTTCTCAAGCACAGCAATGAAGAAGTGTTCAGGAAATATGATAAGAAAGAGTACGCAGTTTTTGAAAATGCTGCACAAGTTGAAGAATATGTTGTAAAAAACTGTGTTATCGAGGATGTAGGGGGATTCCTAGTAGCTGCAAAGGAGAAAAAGTCAAAGGCAAAGAATGCTAAACGTACGTCAAGATTCCGTATAGGCTATATGATCCCAGCACTTGACGCGCTGGAGGCTGGTGCAGCTGCAACTGAGGCACAATTCCATGTTAGATATTCACCGGAAGCCGGGCAAAGAAGAGATGAAGAAGAGACCACCCAACAAGCCATATACTATGTCGAGATAGGTAGTGCTGTTTACGTGTTCAACTTCGCCCTAGACGCTACAGGTGTAGGAGCGCGCAGCATGGAAAACGAAGGAGCTAGCGGGAAGGATCCATACATACTTCCGCTCGAGGAGCGATTCAGGCGGGTAGAGGCAGCGTTTGACGCGCTAGCAGCCTTCCTCGGTGGAATGGCTTGGGGCGCGAAGATTTCCCGGTTCCAGCCACACTGGAAGATACTAAGCCTAGTAGCAGCGGTGACAGAGCCTATACCCTTCAATGTCTCACCTGGTCACGGTAGGGACTACCTGGCAGAGACTGTATCAAGAGCATGCAGTCTTGCAAAGATAGTTGATGGGTTCAAAGCAGCAGTATACTACTACGATGCCGAAGGCCTAGCAGAGGCCATTAGATGCGACAATGTCAAAGTAGAGAAACACAAAAACTACCTTGAGACAGTAGAGAAGGCTAAGCAAGAGACACTAGAGAGGCTCTCCTAG
- a CDS encoding helix-turn-helix domain-containing protein yields MERQRLVVATLGFDERFALRALTEHRPDRLYALALYTDESSWSRVSRAFSQLRLFAEQLGVGAELVRIDYRGERISVLAGRLKALLESYAESSGELVLALTGGPRLLVVAALVAALSLPERLVERMVLRLEGEGFDVVAEEQLANLRYVELDPTARRVLGLLVEVRREGRWVGPTEVSERLGIPKSTAYKKLQELVARGLAEYDQRSRRYTATERAYVNA; encoded by the coding sequence GTGGAGCGGCAACGTCTGGTTGTTGCGACGCTGGGTTTCGACGAGAGGTTTGCATTGAGGGCCCTCACTGAGCACCGTCCTGACCGGCTGTATGCTCTAGCTCTCTATACGGATGAGTCTTCGTGGAGCCGGGTGAGTAGGGCTTTCTCCCAGCTGAGACTGTTTGCGGAACAGCTCGGCGTCGGGGCAGAGCTTGTCCGGATAGACTATCGTGGTGAAAGAATTTCCGTGCTTGCTGGCCGCCTTAAGGCCCTGCTAGAGAGTTACGCGGAGAGCTCTGGTGAGCTTGTGTTGGCGCTTACCGGGGGGCCGCGGCTTCTCGTGGTGGCTGCCCTTGTGGCTGCATTGTCTCTGCCGGAGAGACTCGTGGAGAGGATGGTGCTCCGGCTGGAGGGTGAGGGCTTCGACGTCGTTGCCGAGGAACAGTTGGCGAACCTCCGGTATGTCGAGCTCGACCCGACTGCCCGGAGGGTGTTGGGGCTCCTTGTCGAGGTTCGCCGGGAGGGCCGCTGGGTGGGCCCTACCGAGGTCTCGGAGAGGCTTGGGATACCAAAGTCTACGGCGTATAAGAAGCTCCAGGAGCTAGTGGCGCGTGGGCTCGCGGAGTATGACCAGCGGAGCCGCCGCTACACGGCGACAGAGAGGGCGTATGTGAACGCCTAA
- a CDS encoding type II toxin-antitoxin system VapC family toxin — translation MTRFIVVDASILVKWFVPEEFSDRAEAILNDHLDARVAVAAPSYALLELANALRKYVARGVMGPREAGEAFSLLLEMDIEFREMDEELAREALGYALDNGVTVYDAYYIVLAKRLGTVFYTADGKLLRQLRGREHIVRHVSEYKPP, via the coding sequence ATGACGCGGTTCATAGTCGTGGATGCGAGCATTCTCGTTAAGTGGTTCGTACCAGAGGAGTTTAGTGACAGGGCAGAGGCCATTCTTAACGACCACCTAGACGCCAGGGTTGCGGTAGCTGCGCCATCTTACGCGCTGCTAGAGCTTGCTAACGCTCTGAGAAAGTACGTCGCAAGAGGGGTCATGGGTCCCCGAGAGGCTGGAGAAGCTTTCAGCCTCCTACTCGAAATGGACATAGAGTTTAGGGAGATGGATGAGGAGCTTGCAAGGGAGGCTCTAGGCTATGCTCTCGACAATGGAGTTACTGTGTATGATGCCTACTACATTGTTCTCGCGAAGAGGCTTGGTACGGTCTTCTACACGGCTGACGGGAAACTGCTAAGACAGCTGAGGGGACGAGAACACATAGTCAGGCACGTCTCTGAGTACAAGCCGCCATAG
- the cas4 gene encoding CRISPR-associated protein Cas4, with protein MQHAKSQSYSIVDEERLLPITLVKEYYWCPMIAYHKLLLWSERPTQSMQSGGLTGEQRAELVERLEEARIEVQELLWEQPVQSRRLGLVGRVDLVAVTPRETLVVVEAKLSVSRRSLYSRAQHILAQLAAYTIAAEETLAMPSEKTLVYATEAARLIEVRITPRHRRLVEEAARELWRILETGITPWTRPRRSRCRACSYRGVCPSIQA; from the coding sequence GTGCAGCACGCCAAGTCACAGTCGTATAGCATTGTGGACGAGGAGAGGCTCCTCCCAATAACCCTGGTGAAGGAGTATTACTGGTGTCCAATGATAGCGTACCACAAGTTGCTCCTCTGGAGTGAGCGCCCAACGCAGAGCATGCAGTCGGGAGGCCTCACTGGCGAGCAACGGGCGGAGCTGGTAGAGAGGCTAGAAGAAGCCAGAATAGAGGTTCAGGAGCTTCTATGGGAGCAGCCTGTCCAGAGCCGGCGCCTCGGCCTAGTAGGCCGGGTAGACCTCGTAGCAGTCACACCGAGAGAGACCCTGGTAGTAGTTGAGGCAAAGCTCAGCGTCTCTAGGAGGAGCCTCTATAGCCGGGCACAGCACATCCTAGCCCAGCTAGCAGCCTACACGATAGCGGCCGAGGAGACCCTAGCAATGCCAAGCGAGAAAACCCTAGTCTACGCCACGGAGGCGGCCAGGCTGATAGAGGTTCGGATAACCCCTAGGCACCGCAGACTAGTAGAAGAAGCAGCCAGAGAACTATGGAGGATACTGGAGACCGGAATCACGCCATGGACTAGGCCACGGAGAAGCCGCTGCCGGGCCTGTAGCTACAGAGGCGTATGCCCGAGCATTCAGGCATAG
- the cas4a gene encoding type I-A CRISPR-associated protein Cas4/Csa1, with the protein MLPRRVWDYIRSLGSEGAAYAEIRGWRFDYVAPRYRYRPSVSEVASYCPSRRDIYLRRVVGVKPPRSQQAVYGMLVHEFFLEPFRLVDRGVTDVEELAAARRQLARRLGVRPDRFLLRVYSLGAALALQSLVEGGVPVRVEPQLPGAPVGLSDMVKPDLLVGFIPVEVTTADPYSTYGGRKELQLAGYALALEAWTGFPVDYGVAVYIRRRESGDPFPEWRVVPIDDGLRRSFLRARDEAAMIVENGVDPGPAGDGCPAWCPFRGTVQGCS; encoded by the coding sequence GTGCTGCCCCGCCGCGTCTGGGACTACATAAGGAGCCTAGGCAGCGAGGGAGCAGCCTACGCCGAGATACGGGGCTGGCGCTTCGACTATGTTGCACCCCGCTACCGTTACCGGCCTAGCGTCAGCGAAGTAGCGAGCTACTGCCCCAGCCGCCGCGACATATACCTCCGCCGGGTAGTAGGGGTGAAGCCTCCGCGCAGCCAGCAGGCTGTCTACGGGATGCTCGTCCACGAGTTCTTCCTAGAGCCTTTTAGGCTCGTGGACCGCGGTGTCACCGACGTGGAGGAGCTTGCGGCTGCGCGGCGCCAGCTAGCCCGCCGGCTCGGTGTCCGGCCGGACCGGTTTCTCCTCCGGGTCTACAGCCTCGGCGCCGCGCTAGCCCTCCAGTCCCTAGTAGAGGGCGGGGTCCCGGTCCGTGTCGAGCCCCAGCTCCCCGGGGCGCCTGTAGGCCTAAGCGACATGGTGAAGCCTGACCTCCTCGTGGGCTTCATCCCGGTCGAGGTGACTACGGCGGATCCCTATAGCACATATGGCGGAAGGAAGGAGCTACAGCTCGCTGGCTATGCTCTAGCCCTTGAGGCGTGGACAGGGTTCCCCGTAGACTATGGGGTTGCCGTCTACATCCGGCGGCGCGAGAGCGGCGATCCCTTTCCCGAGTGGCGTGTCGTACCGATAGATGATGGTCTGAGGCGTAGCTTCCTACGCGCCCGCGACGAGGCGGCGATGATTGTTGAGAACGGGGTAGACCCGGGCCCAGCAGGAGACGGGTGCCCCGCATGGTGCCCCTTCCGCGGCACAGTCCAGGGCTGCTCCTAG
- the cas1 gene encoding CRISPR-associated endonuclease Cas1, protein MSILENVLIVSTPGSRIYVRHGVVYIQAPDSKPIPVTFDTELLVLATGGVSISGRALRRLSELGVRLVVLGQRGQVAGELRPVDRVNRTIESRLAQYRVKLEGRGLAYAAEMVYAKIVNQARLLRYLAKSRREPWLRDDGYAVEEYAARLRSTLDEGRRLDENLVRGLEAQAARRYWSALAALIPWDTGFRGRDPRGEDPVNKALSYSYAILYSVASDALTVAGLDPYAGFLHRDRSGKPSLVYDYSDTFKPIAVDKALFTNIDQQLFELYQGSLTYTARRELARRVLENLASPYTDAAGKRRRLRDHIYGYAWSLAQSLRENRRYQAFRARL, encoded by the coding sequence GTGTCCATCCTGGAGAACGTACTAATAGTCTCGACCCCAGGGTCGCGTATATACGTCCGGCACGGCGTTGTCTACATCCAAGCCCCTGACTCCAAGCCCATACCCGTCACCTTTGACACGGAGCTCCTCGTACTCGCTACGGGCGGCGTATCGATATCGGGGCGTGCCCTCCGCCGCCTCTCGGAGCTGGGTGTACGCCTAGTCGTCCTCGGCCAGAGGGGCCAGGTAGCGGGCGAGCTGCGGCCCGTGGATAGGGTTAACCGGACCATAGAGAGCCGGCTGGCCCAGTACCGAGTCAAGCTCGAGGGCCGGGGCCTAGCCTACGCTGCCGAGATGGTGTACGCGAAGATAGTGAACCAGGCCAGGCTCCTACGATACCTCGCCAAGAGCCGGCGAGAGCCCTGGCTCCGCGACGACGGCTATGCGGTAGAGGAGTACGCGGCTCGGCTACGCAGCACCCTAGACGAGGGGCGCCGGCTAGACGAGAACCTCGTAAGAGGCCTCGAGGCACAGGCTGCCCGCCGCTACTGGTCAGCCCTAGCGGCGCTGATACCCTGGGACACAGGGTTCCGGGGCCGCGACCCACGGGGCGAGGACCCGGTGAACAAGGCGCTCAGCTACAGCTACGCGATACTCTACAGCGTGGCCAGCGACGCGCTCACCGTGGCGGGCCTGGACCCCTACGCGGGGTTCCTCCACCGCGACCGGAGCGGGAAGCCGAGCCTCGTCTACGACTACAGCGACACGTTCAAGCCAATCGCGGTAGATAAGGCGCTCTTCACTAACATCGACCAGCAGCTATTCGAGCTATACCAGGGCAGCCTCACCTACACAGCACGCCGCGAGCTAGCCAGGAGGGTGCTCGAGAACCTAGCATCGCCCTACACGGACGCAGCAGGCAAGAGGAGGAGGCTCCGAGACCATATATACGGCTACGCGTGGAGTCTAGCACAGAGTCTCCGCGAGAACCGCCGATACCAGGCCTTCCGGGCCCGGCTTTAG